The Noviherbaspirillum saxi genome includes a window with the following:
- a CDS encoding YciI family protein, with translation MRFMILVKADRNSEAGVMPSEQLLADMGRFNEELVNAGVMQAGEGLHPSSKGARVHFSGKDRKVIDGPFAETKELIAGFWIWKCASLQEAIDWVKRCPNPMLGESDIEIRQIFEPEDFGEAFTPELREQEERLRMQVSRQEAENP, from the coding sequence ATGCGATTCATGATTTTGGTCAAGGCCGACCGCAACAGTGAAGCGGGCGTTATGCCCAGCGAACAACTGCTCGCCGATATGGGGCGGTTCAACGAAGAATTGGTAAACGCCGGCGTCATGCAGGCTGGCGAAGGCTTGCACCCCAGTTCAAAAGGCGCACGAGTGCATTTTTCGGGAAAGGACCGCAAGGTGATCGACGGGCCGTTCGCCGAGACCAAGGAGTTGATCGCCGGATTCTGGATCTGGAAGTGCGCCTCGCTGCAGGAGGCAATCGACTGGGTCAAGCGCTGTCCCAACCCGATGCTGGGGGAATCTGACATTGAGATTCGGCAAATCTTCGAGCCAGAGGACTTCGGCGAGGCCTTCACGCCGGAGTTACGCGAGCAGGAAGAACGGTTGCGGATGCAGGTTTCCAGGCAGGAGGCCGAGAACCCCTAA
- the hemP gene encoding hemin uptake protein HemP yields the protein MDRLMQQKEATRPAAALVTGAHAPVMRIKSEDLLQQQREVEIDHHGRIYRLRLTQLNKLILTA from the coding sequence ATGGACCGACTTATGCAGCAAAAGGAAGCGACCCGTCCGGCCGCCGCGCTTGTTACCGGCGCCCATGCGCCTGTCATGCGAATCAAGAGCGAAGACCTGCTGCAGCAGCAGCGCGAAGTGGAAATCGACCACCACGGCCGGATTTACCGGTTGCGGCTGACCCAGTTGAACAAACTGATCCTGACCGCCTGA